Genomic DNA from Longimicrobium sp.:
GTCCTGCACGGACCAAGGATCGCCCTTCCGCGCATCTCCGGCATGGGTACTTTGCACTATCTTCCGTCCGGCGATTGACCGGCGTCGATCCACGGCGCCAGAATGACTGCGGATTACTCCGCGAGGAAACCGCGAAACCCGGGAGTTCCCCCTGATCATCCACACGAATTGAAGGATTTTGCCTCGCTGTACGCCGAGCTGGACGAGACCACGAAGACGGGCGAGAAGGTGGATGCGCTTGCCCGCTACTTCGCGGCCGCGGACCCGGCCGACGCCGCGTGGGCCGTGCACTTCCTGAGCGGAAGGCGGCCCAAGCGGCTCGTCGGCGCGCGCAAGCTGGCCGCGTGGGCCATGGAGGCGGCCGACGTGCCCGAGTGGCTGTTCGCGGAGTGCTACGATTCCGTCGGCGACCTGGCCGAAACCATCTCCCTCCTTCTCCCGCCATCGGGCTCATCCACCGACCTGCCGCTGCGGCACTGGGTGGAGGAGCGCCTGCTCCCCCTGCGCGGCGAGGACGAGGCGGGGCAGCGCCGCGAGATCCAGCAGGCCTGGGCAGAGCTGGACGGGCCACAGGCGTACGTCTGGAACAAGCTGATCACCGGCAGCTTTCGCGTTGGCGTGTCGCAGAGCCTGGTCGTCCGCGCCCTGGCCCGCGTGTCGGGCGTGGACGAGGCGGCGGTCGCGCACCGGATGATGGGCGCGTGGGACCCCAACCCCGACTTCTACGCGCGGCTTCTGGAGATGGACACGCGCGACACCGACCTCAGCCGCCCGTACCCGTTCTTCCTGGCGTACGCGCTGGAGGGGGAGCTGGAGTCGCTGGGCGATGCGCGCGAGTGGCAGGCCGAGTGGAAGTGGGACGGCATCCGCTCGCAGGTGATCCGGCGCGGCGGGTCCACCTTCATCTGGTCGCGCGGCGAAGAGCTGATCACCGAGCGCTTTCCCGAGCTGGCGCATGCCGCCGCCCTGCTCCCCGACGGCACCGTGCTCGACGGCGAGATCATGCCCTGGCGCGACGGGCCGCTCCCCTTCGCGCAGCTGCAGCGGCGCATCGGGCGCAAGGTGCTGGGGCCCAAGATCCTGGCCGAGGTGCCCGTCGTCCTGCTCGCGTACGACCTGCTGGAGGTGGATGGCGTGGACGTCCGCGAACAGCCCCAGGCGTGGCGCCGCTCGCGGCTGGAGGAGCTGGTGCGGGTGACGCCTTCCGCCGGGCGCATCCTCCTTTCGCCCGTGGTGGCCGCGGCGGACTGGGACGACGTGCTGCAGGCCCACCGCGACGCCCGCGCCCGCCTGGCCGAGGGGCTGATGCTCAAGCGGGCGGACGCGGCCTACGGCGTGGGGCGGCGCAAGGGCGCGTGGTGGAAGTGGAAGGTGGAGCCGTTCACGGTAGACGCCGTGCTCATC
This window encodes:
- a CDS encoding ATP-dependent DNA ligase translates to MKDFASLYAELDETTKTGEKVDALARYFAAADPADAAWAVHFLSGRRPKRLVGARKLAAWAMEAADVPEWLFAECYDSVGDLAETISLLLPPSGSSTDLPLRHWVEERLLPLRGEDEAGQRREIQQAWAELDGPQAYVWNKLITGSFRVGVSQSLVVRALARVSGVDEAAVAHRMMGAWDPNPDFYARLLEMDTRDTDLSRPYPFFLAYALEGELESLGDAREWQAEWKWDGIRSQVIRRGGSTFIWSRGEELITERFPELAHAAALLPDGTVLDGEIMPWRDGPLPFAQLQRRIGRKVLGPKILAEVPVVLLAYDLLEVDGVDVREQPQAWRRSRLEELVRVTPSAGRILLSPVVAAADWDDVLQAHRDARARLAEGLMLKRADAAYGVGRRKGAWWKWKVEPFTVDAVLIYAQRGHGRRASLYTDYTFGVWKEGELVPFAKAYSGLTDAEIRKVDSFVRRNTTQKFGPVRTVKPELVFELAFEGIQRSPRHKSGVAVRFPRMLRWRTDKKPEDADSLDTIFSLLESAAAQASGD